In one window of Romboutsia hominis DNA:
- a CDS encoding M20 metallopeptidase family protein, producing the protein MNNFIKQADLIKDEIVNYRRIIHSNPEVGAKLPKTKAFVINTLKSFGYNPKEICESGIIATIQGNKPGKTFLLRADMDALPMNEATECDFKSTNGCMHSCGHDMHTAMLLGAAKLLKQNQNQIEGTVKLVFQPDEEGFTGAKNMLKAGVLENPKVDAAMAMHVHSGTPSNVVLYGLGTSIAGCIRFRIVVKGTGCHGALPETGVDPINIASHIYLSLQEIISREVSPTKPAVLTIGKFAGGDAPNIIPEEVVMEGTIRSLDKELGEFIFNRMSEIVTSTAQMFRGQAQLIELSSVPPLTNDTNLANELGNYVKDLVGEKSVVSFEGGGMGSEDFASYSYEVPSVYFMLGAGTEQENPLYGLPMHNNKVVFNEDIMVTGSAMHAYCAIEWLKNNK; encoded by the coding sequence ATGAATAACTTTATAAAACAAGCAGATTTAATAAAAGATGAAATAGTAAATTATAGAAGAATAATTCATAGTAATCCAGAAGTTGGAGCTAAATTACCTAAAACAAAAGCTTTTGTAATAAATACATTAAAATCATTTGGATATAATCCAAAAGAAATTTGTGAAAGTGGTATAATAGCTACTATACAAGGAAATAAACCAGGAAAAACATTTTTATTAAGAGCAGATATGGATGCACTTCCAATGAATGAAGCTACTGAGTGTGATTTTAAATCAACAAATGGATGTATGCATTCTTGCGGTCATGACATGCATACTGCAATGCTTTTAGGAGCAGCTAAGCTACTTAAACAAAACCAAAATCAAATTGAAGGTACAGTTAAATTAGTATTCCAACCAGATGAGGAAGGATTTACTGGGGCTAAAAATATGTTAAAAGCAGGTGTACTTGAAAACCCTAAAGTTGATGCTGCTATGGCTATGCATGTTCACTCTGGAACACCTTCAAATGTTGTATTATATGGATTAGGAACTAGTATAGCAGGATGTATTAGATTTAGAATAGTTGTAAAAGGAACTGGATGCCATGGTGCTCTTCCTGAAACAGGCGTAGACCCTATAAATATTGCTTCTCATATATATTTATCTTTACAAGAGATAATTAGTAGAGAAGTATCTCCAACTAAACCAGCAGTACTAACAATTGGTAAATTTGCTGGTGGAGATGCTCCAAATATAATACCTGAAGAAGTTGTTATGGAAGGTACAATAAGAAGTTTAGATAAGGAATTAGGAGAATTTATATTTAATAGAATGAGTGAAATAGTAACTTCAACAGCACAAATGTTTAGAGGACAAGCACAACTTATAGAATTATCTTCTGTTCCACCTCTTACAAATGATACAAATTTAGCTAATGAACTTGGAAACTATGTAAAAGATTTAGTTGGAGAAAAATCTGTTGTTTCATTTGAAGGTGGAGGTATGGGATCTGAAGATTTTGCATCTTACTCATATGAAGTTCCAAGTGTTTACTTTATGCTAGGTGCAGGTACTGAACAAGAAAATCCACTATAT
- a CDS encoding DUF1540 domain-containing protein, with amino-acid sequence MQSGNLKCNATDCIHNINYDCKAGAIHVSGLGAVEVKGTSCTSFVDKESSSLVNSLAGSPNEKESFFNSSNNSFVNSTGDSTTKPSDIKCEAHNCRYNENKKCYAEYVEIDKVDVYCNSFDYGGHI; translated from the coding sequence ATGCAAAGTGGGAATTTAAAATGTAATGCAACTGATTGTATACATAACATAAATTATGACTGTAAGGCAGGTGCCATACATGTAAGTGGGCTTGGTGCAGTAGAGGTTAAAGGGACTAGTTGTACAAGCTTTGTAGATAAAGAGAGTAGTAGTTTAGTAAATAGTTTAGCTGGAAGTCCTAATGAGAAAGAATCATTTTTTAATAGTTCTAATAACAGTTTTGTAAATAGTACAGGTGATTCAACTACAAAGCCATCTGATATAAAATGTGAGGCTCATAATTGTAGATATAATGAAAATAAAAAGTGCTATGCAGAATATGTTGAAATAGATAAAGTCGATGTATATTGTAATTCCTTTGATTATGGAGGACATATTTAA
- a CDS encoding flavodoxin domain-containing protein, with the protein MILYFSGTGNSRYVARKIAQELNDELISLNQLIKEGKTDELISTDKPFVFVCPTYA; encoded by the coding sequence ATGATTTTATATTTTAGCGGTACTGGTAATAGCCGATATGTAGCTCGCAAAATTGCACAAGAATTAAATGATGAACTGATATCACTAAATCAACTTATAAAAGAAGGAAAAACAGATGAATTAATATCAACAGATAAACCATTCGTATTCGTATGCCCTACTTATGCATGA